The following coding sequences lie in one Alloacidobacterium dinghuense genomic window:
- a CDS encoding tyrosine-type recombinase/integrase yields MIPHEQRLRYQHGTLERMKRKIGPDIWTYRWVERGSGKRRRVRLGTTKELTTMQAVKKAADGYRLSANRESDAVSHVTMAAVLDRYERELITPYVNVPLGAVDDGRISSMTARAYRSYLKRWICPRWGKYLISDLAKPQLRSSIEAWLRELCESGRLAPKSVRSIGSLLRLVFRQAVKWGYLDHSPMDYVDLPDGSTLRKKEPRALTPAEYLQLVELYGPRERLAIKIAGWLGTRRGEGFGLRWQDLDLDRDVVTFRQGFVSGRITPLKTKSSRAEMAIPADVKEALLEWKKHTAYSAPEDWVFASPITKGERPFWPDSILANHIQPVAEAAGFGRMGWHTFRHSVSQWSKQALKLEETKEILRHANIQTTSDIYKGLPLEAKRAAQQRLVEFVREEAKKSSDQAVSA; encoded by the coding sequence ATGATTCCTCATGAGCAGCGTCTGCGCTACCAGCACGGGACCCTGGAGCGCATGAAAAGAAAGATTGGTCCTGATATCTGGACTTACCGGTGGGTCGAACGCGGCAGCGGCAAACGCCGCCGCGTCCGTCTCGGTACAACAAAAGAACTCACAACCATGCAGGCGGTCAAGAAGGCGGCGGATGGTTACAGGCTCAGCGCCAATCGCGAGAGCGATGCGGTGTCGCATGTGACCATGGCTGCTGTACTGGATCGTTATGAACGCGAGCTGATCACTCCGTATGTCAACGTGCCCCTGGGCGCTGTTGACGATGGCAGGATCAGCTCGATGACAGCACGTGCGTACCGGTCCTACTTGAAACGTTGGATTTGTCCGCGCTGGGGCAAGTACCTCATCAGCGATTTGGCAAAACCACAACTGCGTTCCTCAATCGAAGCGTGGCTGCGTGAGCTTTGCGAGTCTGGCAGGCTGGCGCCGAAGTCAGTTCGGAGCATCGGATCTCTGCTGCGCCTCGTATTTCGTCAGGCGGTCAAGTGGGGCTATCTCGATCACAGCCCCATGGACTACGTCGATCTTCCGGACGGCTCGACCTTGCGGAAGAAGGAACCTCGTGCGCTGACGCCGGCTGAATACCTGCAGCTGGTCGAATTGTACGGGCCACGGGAACGACTGGCGATCAAGATTGCTGGTTGGCTCGGAACACGACGCGGTGAAGGATTTGGCCTTCGCTGGCAAGATCTGGATCTCGATCGTGACGTCGTGACCTTCCGCCAGGGCTTCGTCTCCGGCCGGATTACTCCGCTCAAGACGAAATCCTCGAGGGCAGAAATGGCTATTCCGGCGGACGTGAAAGAGGCATTGCTTGAGTGGAAGAAGCATACCGCATATAGCGCGCCGGAAGACTGGGTCTTTGCCAGTCCGATTACGAAAGGAGAGCGCCCATTCTGGCCGGACTCAATTCTGGCCAATCACATCCAGCCCGTTGCCGAAGCCGCAGGTTTCGGCCGAATGGGATGGCACACCTTCAGGCATTCGGTTTCGCAATGGTCGAAGCAGGCACTGAAACTGGAGGAGACGAAGGAAATACTCCGTCACGCCAACATTCAGACCACGTCGGACATCTATAAAGGGCTGCCGCTTGAAGCGAAGCGAGCAGCACAACAGCGCCTCGTGGAGTTCGTACGTGAGGAAGCAAAGAAGTCATCGGACCAGGCAGTGTCCGCTTAA
- a CDS encoding tyrosine-type recombinase/integrase — MTNEEHVRKYNAGDRACPVCTSPLPAHETWPGARYKFCGGAVCARILKQSKRYMYIEANRRKCEGPNCDNFIPEGRYDLRADFLTCSGECWLRRRSKGTRLLTCGCGCGQEFLGKAERRPTNGLYFLNSKHYGVYQREQHMIASCGPLLPIANKYFNGWAPSHYRETDTVRSCMYPFFEFLQIRGINSLDDVTPKIITDYLIWGRETDRRKVANSPSFISTFYKWARATGYCTIASPVVPLVHQTRKPKRLPRPLKKDQLAYLWELLTTRGNARLRLAAAIAEEAGLRIGEICRLRLEDLDLVRKRLFVRLPNKGNRERFAFFSEKTERYYAEWMAERDPRCKHDHLLHNTRLNPCLGAALAAEFSRVLCKTHLGRKLNEEGFDQWSTHALRHTMASNLAAAGADAMTVMQSGGWQTYEAMCGYTEIDTEMARRGYDEAMKHAAQQKQAPRKKAISLAEFIEREQKKA, encoded by the coding sequence ATGACCAACGAAGAACACGTCCGGAAATACAACGCAGGCGATCGCGCCTGCCCCGTCTGCACTTCACCGCTTCCTGCCCACGAAACTTGGCCCGGAGCACGCTACAAGTTTTGTGGCGGAGCAGTATGTGCCAGGATTCTGAAGCAGAGCAAGCGGTACATGTACATCGAAGCCAATCGGCGCAAGTGCGAGGGGCCGAACTGCGATAACTTCATTCCCGAAGGCCGTTACGACCTCAGGGCGGATTTCCTGACCTGCTCCGGCGAGTGCTGGCTCCGCCGTCGTTCGAAGGGAACGCGGCTGCTGACGTGCGGATGCGGATGTGGTCAGGAGTTCCTCGGCAAGGCCGAACGGAGGCCGACCAATGGTCTCTACTTCCTGAACTCGAAGCACTATGGGGTCTATCAGCGCGAACAACACATGATTGCTTCGTGCGGTCCCCTGTTGCCGATCGCGAACAAGTATTTCAACGGCTGGGCGCCCAGTCACTATCGCGAGACGGACACGGTTCGATCATGCATGTACCCCTTTTTCGAGTTCTTGCAGATCCGCGGAATTAATTCGCTTGACGATGTGACTCCCAAGATCATTACCGACTACCTCATTTGGGGAAGGGAAACTGATCGCAGAAAGGTCGCCAACAGCCCTTCGTTCATCTCAACCTTCTACAAGTGGGCTCGCGCCACAGGGTACTGCACAATCGCTAGCCCTGTCGTCCCGCTTGTTCACCAGACCCGTAAGCCGAAACGGCTCCCTCGGCCGCTGAAGAAGGATCAGCTGGCATACCTGTGGGAGCTGTTGACCACGCGTGGTAATGCCCGGCTTCGGCTTGCCGCGGCCATTGCTGAGGAAGCAGGCCTTCGTATCGGTGAGATCTGTCGCCTTCGGTTGGAAGATCTGGATCTGGTTCGCAAGCGCCTGTTCGTCCGTCTCCCGAACAAGGGCAACCGCGAACGGTTCGCGTTCTTCTCCGAGAAGACCGAGCGCTACTACGCCGAGTGGATGGCAGAACGCGACCCTCGTTGTAAGCACGACCACCTGCTGCACAATACCCGCCTTAATCCCTGCCTGGGCGCCGCACTGGCAGCTGAGTTCAGCCGCGTTCTTTGCAAGACGCACCTTGGGAGGAAGCTGAACGAGGAAGGCTTCGATCAGTGGTCTACTCATGCACTGCGCCACACGATGGCGTCGAACTTGGCTGCAGCCGGTGCAGATGCAATGACGGTGATGCAGTCCGGTGGGTGGCAGACCTACGAAGCGATGTGCGGATATACCGAGATCGACACCGAAATGGCGCGTCGCGGATACGACGAGGCCATGAAGCATGCAGCCCAGCAGAAGCAGGCCCCACGCAAGAAGGCGATCTCTCTTGCTGAGTTCATCGAGCGCGAGCAGAAGAAGGCGTGA
- a CDS encoding RNA-directed DNA polymerase yields the protein MISKASLISFGNLDLAWSRITTAMNLQHKRMFRHLYRAYEPGRKANLQLLHEKLKGGWKPTSPIRMYLPKASGLLRPLTLLALDDQIVLQTIANQVAKQMFKRRRAVENRLVFSSCLNSKPDSIFFLQDWRRTYHDFKLRLATHLVRGNHWIAHFDLAAFYETISHRALQNVVSPSGGSNEAWEMIRKCLSVWTSDTKGIPVDHGIPQGPIASDFLADIFLLPVDEAMDKAGIPYIRYVDDIRVLAKTEDEVRHAAVVLEMECRRWSLIPQGSKFKVSFAKDVTEALGTLPSIAESTGRDPDETDMVEDAAVEIFGDAIGGRPLRVIDKSRLRFVLYRSGPSRTILNKVLKLLPTHPEHIDAFAAFFQNYPKSRLIVRHVTSMLKKGVLHDYVQGELWLIASRQARPNELQVLLPVAIAQAKRGSLSFSMQRAICVFFLACRNAGLYSSFQALKRVRSKSPYIQSLLVPYLSNEDYLKGGIAAELCQRPMPAPGMTLAEEIVDRGLSPKQMGIATYRLSLEVKNVFQGLGLISVGFKPHFDQIGDILRTSYKLRPWRGWKALLGSNYQHALQLLLTAENKFDSDRSGWLALQNSFNDAVFGAFQDVLNTEGLPGAMPRKGKTGKWISFGVMLEAAAPFAQHFPAMAAALRSTNDRRNSIPESHPFEFKTGQKTKPLKVRERDSIKIDLTGVYRDIMDFLDALP from the coding sequence ATGATCAGCAAGGCTTCGCTCATCTCGTTTGGTAACCTCGACCTTGCCTGGTCGCGCATCACCACGGCCATGAACCTCCAGCACAAGCGAATGTTTCGCCACCTCTACCGCGCATACGAGCCTGGGCGAAAGGCGAACCTTCAACTGCTGCACGAAAAGCTCAAGGGCGGATGGAAGCCGACGAGCCCCATTCGCATGTACCTGCCAAAAGCGTCCGGGCTACTTCGCCCACTGACATTGCTCGCGCTGGACGATCAAATCGTCCTTCAAACTATCGCTAACCAAGTGGCGAAGCAGATGTTTAAGCGCCGGCGAGCCGTTGAGAACAGGCTGGTCTTCAGCTCGTGTTTGAATTCGAAGCCAGACTCAATTTTCTTCCTGCAGGACTGGCGACGGACCTATCACGATTTCAAGTTGCGGCTGGCAACGCATTTGGTCCGCGGCAATCACTGGATTGCACACTTCGATCTGGCTGCCTTCTACGAAACGATTTCCCACAGGGCACTGCAGAACGTCGTTTCACCGTCCGGAGGTAGTAACGAAGCCTGGGAGATGATTCGGAAATGCCTCAGCGTCTGGACCTCTGATACCAAGGGTATCCCAGTCGATCACGGCATACCCCAAGGGCCCATAGCTTCAGATTTCCTCGCGGATATTTTCCTCTTGCCGGTGGATGAAGCGATGGACAAGGCCGGCATCCCTTACATTCGCTACGTCGACGATATCCGCGTTCTGGCGAAGACAGAGGATGAGGTTCGGCACGCTGCCGTTGTCCTGGAAATGGAATGCCGGCGTTGGAGCCTGATCCCGCAGGGGTCAAAGTTCAAGGTGTCCTTTGCCAAAGACGTCACGGAAGCTTTGGGCACACTACCGAGTATTGCGGAGTCGACGGGCCGTGACCCCGACGAAACTGACATGGTCGAGGACGCGGCGGTTGAAATATTCGGCGATGCGATCGGAGGCCGCCCGCTGCGCGTGATCGACAAGAGCCGGCTTCGATTTGTGCTTTACCGGAGTGGCCCATCGCGCACCATCTTGAACAAGGTCCTGAAGCTCCTGCCGACGCATCCCGAGCACATCGACGCATTCGCAGCGTTCTTTCAGAACTACCCGAAATCGCGGCTTATAGTCCGTCACGTCACATCCATGCTGAAGAAGGGTGTGCTGCACGACTACGTCCAAGGAGAACTTTGGCTGATAGCATCGCGCCAGGCCAGGCCCAACGAGCTGCAGGTTCTGCTGCCAGTAGCGATCGCTCAAGCAAAGCGCGGTAGTCTCTCATTCTCGATGCAGCGGGCGATATGCGTTTTCTTCCTAGCGTGCCGGAACGCCGGGCTGTATTCCAGCTTCCAGGCACTCAAGCGTGTGCGGTCCAAGAGCCCATATATCCAGTCCCTGCTGGTCCCATATCTATCGAACGAGGATTATTTGAAGGGCGGCATCGCAGCTGAGCTTTGCCAGAGGCCCATGCCGGCGCCGGGCATGACTCTGGCGGAGGAAATTGTCGATCGAGGACTGTCACCGAAGCAGATGGGCATAGCTACCTATCGCCTTTCATTGGAGGTCAAGAACGTTTTTCAAGGCCTGGGGCTAATCAGCGTTGGGTTCAAACCACACTTCGATCAGATCGGCGATATCCTCCGTACGTCCTATAAGCTGCGACCTTGGCGCGGCTGGAAGGCGCTCCTCGGATCGAATTATCAGCACGCCCTCCAGCTTTTGCTGACCGCGGAGAACAAGTTCGACTCGGATCGCTCGGGCTGGCTCGCCTTGCAGAACTCCTTCAACGATGCCGTCTTCGGGGCATTTCAGGATGTCCTGAATACCGAAGGCTTGCCTGGTGCCATGCCACGCAAGGGAAAAACCGGCAAGTGGATATCGTTCGGCGTGATGTTGGAAGCGGCTGCACCGTTCGCACAGCACTTCCCAGCGATGGCGGCGGCCCTGCGATCGACGAACGACAGGCGAAACAGCATACCCGAAAGTCACCCATTTGAATTCAAAACTGGTCAGAAGACGAAACCCCTCAAAGTCAGAGAGCGCGACAGCATCAAGATCGACCTGACCGGCGTCTATCGCGACATTATGGATTTCCTAGACGCTCTTCCTTGA
- a CDS encoding MarR family transcriptional regulator produces the protein MATKKSLREFAEQAMRVERLLDERGVPGNAGRVVCVLRAAERVIGVTQQEVIHQTGLRKDAISKLVASLVRAGLLSHERDGTNPRMKRLTLTEDGTDLLSSIRTAIQTPREKETVKPAVTLFDDQE, from the coding sequence ATGGCAACTAAGAAATCGTTGAGGGAGTTTGCTGAGCAAGCCATGCGCGTCGAACGCCTGCTCGATGAGCGCGGCGTGCCAGGTAATGCTGGTCGCGTTGTCTGCGTTCTCCGAGCTGCTGAAAGGGTGATAGGCGTGACGCAACAGGAGGTCATCCACCAGACTGGGCTGCGGAAGGACGCCATAAGTAAACTCGTCGCCTCGTTAGTGAGAGCAGGTCTATTGAGTCATGAGAGGGACGGCACGAATCCCCGGATGAAACGGCTGACCCTTACTGAAGACGGAACAGACCTGCTGTCGAGCATAAGGACGGCTATCCAAACGCCCCGAGAGAAGGAGACGGTCAAGCCCGCCGTCACCCTATTCGACGATCAGGAATAA
- a CDS encoding tyrosine-type recombinase/integrase, whose translation MEFEAFLSHWQATKNVSPQTIRAYRSDLQFFEAFLQQEGTRGIEQVDHGVINKYIEYMKQMPNPRFGRTGLSDASISRRLASLSSYLEFTRATSNHQLHNPMLDFTRRWSKNDDPKPIEEVDLDRLLSGVTSLRDRFLLTLFVATGLRVSEMYQLNRDSITIEEEVGDIGDVRVLGTGEVIGKGNKKRRFFVDYETLRLYAEYMATRADETPALFLSERKQRMSVRAMEYTLAAWCRKLSLSHANVHRLRHSYATRLANANISSLILKDLMGHTSLSTTQRYFKLHDTTLARGYFSAMEFLRTGS comes from the coding sequence ATGGAGTTTGAGGCATTTCTGTCTCATTGGCAGGCCACCAAGAACGTCAGTCCGCAGACGATCCGGGCATATCGCAGTGACCTTCAATTCTTCGAAGCCTTTCTGCAACAGGAGGGCACTCGCGGGATCGAACAGGTCGACCACGGTGTGATCAATAAATACATCGAGTATATGAAGCAGATGCCGAATCCAAGGTTCGGCCGGACTGGGCTTTCGGACGCGTCCATCTCGCGCCGATTGGCCTCGCTTTCCAGCTATCTCGAATTCACCCGCGCTACATCGAACCACCAACTCCACAATCCAATGCTGGATTTCACCCGGCGCTGGAGTAAGAACGACGATCCCAAACCGATTGAGGAGGTTGATCTGGATCGGCTGCTGTCGGGCGTCACGAGTCTGCGCGACAGGTTTCTGCTCACGTTGTTCGTTGCCACGGGCCTTCGCGTGTCGGAGATGTACCAGCTCAATCGGGATAGCATCACGATCGAGGAAGAGGTCGGTGACATCGGTGACGTGCGGGTGCTCGGCACCGGCGAGGTGATCGGAAAGGGAAATAAGAAGCGGCGCTTCTTCGTGGATTACGAAACATTGCGGCTCTACGCAGAGTACATGGCCACACGTGCGGACGAGACTCCGGCGCTGTTCCTCTCAGAACGGAAGCAGCGGATGAGCGTCCGGGCAATGGAGTACACGCTCGCAGCATGGTGCCGGAAGTTGAGTCTGAGCCATGCCAATGTCCATAGACTGCGCCACAGCTATGCGACCAGGCTGGCAAACGCGAACATCAGTTCCCTGATCCTGAAGGACCTGATGGGCCACACCAGCCTGTCGACGACACAGAGGTACTTCAAGCTGCACGACACGACTCTTGCCCGTGGGTATTTTTCGGCTATGGAGTTCCTCAGGACAGGTTCTTGA
- a CDS encoding creatininase family protein: MLENLSWDEAEPILTPDRVVVIPLGAESKEHGRHLQLNNDWVMAEYLKKRVLAATPVVIAPTINYSYYPAFLEYPGSTSLESNTARDMVVEICRTLALHGPRRFYVINTGISTIKPLSEAAKTLGSEGITMTYLDLDEIDDVVKKVQQEPEGTHADEIETSMMLYIAPDTVRMSKAERDLHPHHRGGLTRDPNATDKTYSPTGAWGDPTLATREKGRILTEATVKAILNDIQSLQELPVNHAAR, from the coding sequence TTGTTGGAGAATCTCTCATGGGACGAAGCGGAGCCGATATTGACGCCGGATCGGGTAGTAGTCATACCATTGGGCGCGGAATCGAAAGAACATGGGCGGCATTTACAGCTCAACAATGACTGGGTGATGGCGGAGTATTTGAAGAAACGAGTGCTGGCCGCGACTCCTGTGGTGATTGCACCGACCATCAACTACAGCTATTACCCTGCATTCCTGGAATATCCTGGCTCGACATCTCTCGAGTCGAATACAGCACGCGATATGGTCGTGGAAATCTGTCGCACGCTTGCATTACATGGCCCGCGGCGCTTCTACGTCATCAACACGGGAATTTCAACCATCAAGCCGCTTTCCGAGGCGGCCAAGACGCTCGGTTCTGAAGGCATAACCATGACGTATCTCGATCTCGACGAGATCGATGACGTAGTTAAGAAAGTGCAACAGGAGCCAGAGGGCACTCACGCCGACGAAATCGAAACTTCCATGATGCTCTACATCGCTCCTGACACTGTGAGGATGTCAAAGGCTGAGAGAGACCTGCATCCGCACCATCGAGGAGGGCTCACACGAGACCCGAACGCAACCGACAAAACCTACTCGCCAACGGGAGCATGGGGTGACCCGACGCTGGCGACGAGAGAGAAAGGACGCATCCTCACAGAGGCAACTGTGAAGGCCATCCTCAACGACATCCAGAGCCTACAAGAACTTCCGGTGAACCACGCCGCGCGTTGA
- a CDS encoding helix-turn-helix domain-containing protein, with amino-acid sequence MTQGNTAFLTVNEVAQLFRCDPETVKRQARSRKLPAFKFGKAWFFRPRDIDAMIDDAISAAHQES; translated from the coding sequence ATGACTCAGGGTAATACAGCATTTCTCACTGTCAATGAAGTCGCACAGCTTTTTCGCTGCGATCCAGAGACTGTGAAGCGCCAGGCGCGGAGTCGGAAACTGCCAGCCTTCAAGTTTGGCAAGGCTTGGTTCTTCCGTCCTCGCGACATTGACGCTATGATCGACGATGCCATCAGTGCCGCTCATCAGGAGAGTTAA